The following coding sequences are from one Lolium rigidum isolate FL_2022 chromosome 6, APGP_CSIRO_Lrig_0.1, whole genome shotgun sequence window:
- the LOC124662407 gene encoding chitinase CLP-like, with protein sequence MSAQAKPSHNPHTNYVFHRAILSSLVLLLSCSCTAANSDRQPPMISKIAKDPVTSLYTISIKADQSPLVVDLAGSLVWSTCPPSAAAHSTVQCDSATCAMAKEQSPPRCRCVGGGRFWENRQPGSTECACTVHPINPVTGECSTGDLTSLAMSANTTNGTMELRPEESFAVLGACAPSRLLTSLPVGATGVAGLSRGPLSLPSQLAAQRCFGNKFALCLPDFATFGDTPVYLSVPDPRIYMDYTTAIPYTPLVTNPANTGGHYIPVKGISVSWHAADAAAALPRGALDINVHTGRGGVVLSTATPYTIMRPDVFRAFAIAFDDAIMRGKIPMTPMRREQATEPFELCYYGAFPMLKRSGFDMPYIKLELGNGATRNWTLFNSNYMVQVEGAMCVGILPMGPRGMPVAGEPAVVIGGKQLEDNLLVFDLEKQRLGFSMLLPYQLSSCRSSNFFRN encoded by the exons ATGTCTGCTCAAGCCAAGCCTAGCCACAACCCTCATACGAACTATGTGTTCCACCGTGCCATCCTCTCGTCACTCGTCTTGCTGCTGTCATGCTCATGCACGGCGGCGAACAGTGACCGGCAACCACCAATGATCTCAAAGATCGCAAAGGACCCCGTCACCTCCCTCTACACCATCTCCATCAAGGCCGATCAGTCGCCGCTCGTCGTCGACCTCGCCGGCTCGCTCGTTTGGTCGACGTGTCCGCCGTCAGCAGCGGCGCACAGCACCGTTCAGTGCGACTCCGCCACCTGCGCCATGGCCAAAGAGCAGTCCCCGCCTCGCTGCCGGTGCGTGGGCGGCGGCCGGTTCTGGGAAAACCGGCAGCCGGGGTCGACGGAGTGCGCGTGCACCGTCCACCCGATCAACCCGGTCACTGGCGAGTGCTCCACCGGCGACCTCACGAGCCTCGCCATGTCGGCCAACACCACCAACGGGACCATGGAGCTGCGTCCGGAGGAGTCCTTTGCGGTCCTCGGAGCGTGCGCACCGAGCCGCCTGCTGACGTCGCTCCCCGTGGGCGCCACCGGCGTCGCGGGGCTCTCCCGCGGGCCGCTGTCGCTACCGTCGCAGCTCGCCGCGCAGCGCTGTTTCGGTAACAAGTTCGCGCTGTGCCTCCCCGACTTCGCGACCTTCGGCGACACGCCGGTGTACCTGTCGGTGCCGGACCCTCGGATCTACATGGACTACACGACAGCCATTCCATACACCCCGCTCGTCACCAACCCGGCGAACACCGGCGGGCACTACATCCCTGTGAAGGGCATCTCCGTGTCGTGGCACGCGGCAGACGCTGCGGCGGCCCTGCCCCGCGGCGCGCTCGACATCAACGTCCACACCGGCCGCGGCGGCGTCGTGCTCAGCACCGCCACGCCGTACACGATCATGCGGCCCGACGTGTTCCGCGCCTTTGCCATAGCCTTCGACGACGCCATAATGAG AGGGAAGATTCCGATGACCCCCATGCGGAGGGAGCAGGCAACGGAGCCGTTCGAGCTGTGCTACTACGGCGCGTTCCCGATGCTGAAGCGGAGCGGCTTCGACATGCCGTACATCAAGCTTGAGCTGGGCAACGGCGCCACGCGGAACTGGACTCTGTTCAACAGCAACTACATGGTGCAGGTTGAAGGGGCAATGTGTGTCGGGATACTGCCGATGGGGCCACGCGGCATGCCGGTGGCCGGCGAGCCGGCGGTGGTGATCGgcgggaagcagctggaggacaaCCTGCTGGTGTTCGACCTGGAGAAGCAGCGGCTCGGGTTCAGCATGCTGCTCCCCTACCAGTTGTCCAGTTGCAGAAGCAGCAATTTCTTCAGAAACTGA
- the LOC124659174 gene encoding chitinase CLP-like, with translation MSKPRPLLLATAVSTLCILASTAAGDGGKPLVTAITKDAATFLYSAPVIRNGQPSHQLVLDLSGPIIWSTCATDHRTLECNSVACMRAHRFHPPGCPHTGYGKPDDDNPYRCKCTAHPHNPVCGATVSGDVTRTALSANATDGRNPLRPVSFVAVTSCAAESLLAKLPAGAVGVAGLARSGLSFPAQVAGTQKVAKTFALCLPRSGTGVAIFGGGPLFLIPADRPAITDMLAGVTPLRAYRGSPGYFISANKGIAVNQAKVPLPDHASLTIGFSSTIRYTELRRDVYRPFIKAFDQAMGQSARVTPPAAAASFELCYDSSKLSSTRLGYFVPQVDLMLDGGKNWTVFGGNSMAQVDRHTACFAFVEMKEGKTGYGGRAAPPVVIGGFQMEDNLVVFDEEKQQLGFSGLLTGRGFSCSNFNFTMPA, from the coding sequence ATGTCGAAACCTAGACCTCTCCTCCTCGCCACTGCTGTCTCGACGCTCTGCATACTGGCGTcgacggcggccggcgacggTGGGAAGCCGTTGGTCACGGCCATCACCAAGGATGCGGCCACCTTCCTCTACAGCGCCCCCGTCATAAGGAACGGACAGCCGAGCCACCAGCTCGTCCTCGACCTCTCCGGCCCGATCATCTGGTCCACCTGCGCAACTGACCACCGCACGCTGGAGTGCAACAGCGTCGCCTGCATGCGCGCGCACCGCTTCCACCCGCCCGGCTGCCCGCACACCGGCTACGGCAAGCCCGACGACGACAACCCCTACCGCTGCAAGTGCACGGCGCACCCGCACAACCCCGTCTGCGGCGCCACCGTCTCGGGGGACGTGACGCGCACCGCGCTCTCCGCCAACGCCACCGACGGCAGGAACCCGCTGCGCCCGGTGTCGTTCGTCGCCGTCACGTCCTGCGCGGCGGAATCCCTCCTCGCGAAGTTGCCGGCGGGCGCGGTCGGCGTCGCCGGGCTGGCGCGCTCCGGCCTGTCATTCCCGGCGCAGGTCGCCGGCACGCAGAAGGTGGCGAAAACGTTCGCGCTCTGCCTCCCGAGATCCGGCACCGGCGTGGCCATCTTCGGCGGGGGCCCGCTCTTCCTCATCCCGGCGGACCGGCCGGCCATCACGGATATGCTGGCCGGCGTCACGCCGCTCCGCGCGTACAGGGGGTCACCCGGCTACTTCATCTCGGCCAACAAGGGCATCGCTGTGAACCAGGCGAAGGTTCCCCTCCCCGACCACGCGTCGCTCACCATTGGGTTCTCCTCCACGATCCGGTACACGGAGCTCCGCCGCGACGTGTACCGTCCGTTCATCAAGGCGTTCGACCAGGCCATGGGCCAAAGCGCCAGGGTCACCCCGCCAGCTGCGGCGGCGTCGTTCGAGCTGTGCTACGACTCGTCCAAGCTTTCGTCGACGCGGCTCGGCTACTTCGTGCCGCAGGTCGACCTGATGCTGGACGGCGGGAAGAACTGGACGGTGTTCGGCGGCAACTCCATGGCGCAGGTGGACCGCCACACGGCGTGCTTCGCGTTCGTGGAGATGAAGGAGGGCAAGACGGGGTACGGTGGCCGCGCGGCGCCGCCGGTGGTGATCGGAGGGTTCCAGATGGAGGACAACTTGGTGGTGTTCGACGAGGAGAAGCAGCAGCTCGGCTTCAGCGGATTGCTCACTGGCAGGGGGTTCTCGTGCAGTAACTTCAATTTCACCATGCCTGCCTAG